A genomic region of Papaver somniferum cultivar HN1 chromosome 7, ASM357369v1, whole genome shotgun sequence contains the following coding sequences:
- the LOC113293949 gene encoding aspartic proteinase CDR1-like has product MAASSIIPITKVVLILLSCFISTTCSFRVISDHKPHTKPLGFTTRLIHRDSPESPFYDPKLTRTDRMRNAIQRSLDRYNHYTSNIVVPNNVRAPISYRTSEYVISFRVGTPAVDTYAVIDTGSDLTWLQCKPCHNCYDQEIPMFDPRKSTSYAKVGCEDVRCKAERGSTCDKDGSSCRYNLHYDDSGHSQGILSTETFVFQYDTWSGNISILELAFGCGYDNGFPYITSQRDGAPGLIGLSRDPLSLISLLAFDHFSHCLVPMTWNKTSLLRFGLDAIMTKDTTPMMDYGNLTTGAYYVMLEGISVSERGLHIPDGTFDITEDGVGGVIIDTGTEYTYLHLVAHVFLIAELEAQIKLDYVHPSPEDEFPLCYKKNMTAGISSMPDITFHFSGTNFDLNKWNVWEEVGDSKICLTLLQADDGLTVIGAHHLQNVNVGYDLRNKVISLENRDCTQT; this is encoded by the coding sequence ATGGCTGCTTCGTCAATAATTCCCATCACTAAGGTTGTTCTTATTCTTTTATCATGTTTCATCTCTACTACATGCTCATTCAGGGTTATCTCTGATCATAAACCTCATACGAAGCCTCTTGGTTTTACAACGCGACTAATTCATCGCGATTCACCGGAATCGCCATTTTATGACCCTAAGCTTACACGCACCGACAGGATGAGAAACGCAATACAGCGATCTTTGGACCGGTATAACCACTACACAAGCAACATCGTGGTACCTAATAATGTGCGAGCTCCTATTAGTTACCGCACCTCCGAGTATGTCATAAGTTTTCGCGTAGGTACACCTGCAGTAGACACATATGCCGTCATAGACACGGGTAGTGATTTAACGTGGCTCCAGTGCAAACCTTGCCACAATTGCTACGACCAAGAAATACCCATGTTCGATCCACGCAAATCTACAAGTTACGCTAAAGTTGGATGTGAAGACGTTAGATGCAAGGCAGAAAGAGGCAGCACGTGCGATAAAGACGGTAGTTCTTGCCGCTACAATCTGCATTATGATGACTCTGGGCATTCACAAGGAATTCTATCAACGGAAACTTTCGTCTTTCAATACGATACCTGGTCTGGAAATATTTCTATACTAGAATTAGCATTTGGTTGTGGATACGATAACGGTTTCCCATACATAACTAGTCAACGTGACGGAGCACCAGGATTGATCGGCTTAAGTAGGGATCCTTTGTCTTTGATTTCACTACTAGCTTTCGATCACTTTTCCCATTGCTTAGTACCAATGACGTGGAACAAAACAAGTCTATTACGCTTCGGATTAGATGCAATTATGACCAAGGATACCACTCCGATGATGGATTATGGTAATTTAACCACTGGAGCTTATTATGTGATGTTGGAAGGAATCAGTGTTTCCGAGAGAGGGTTGCATATCCCAGACGGAACCTTCGATATTACAGAAGACGGGGTAGGAGGAGTGATTATTGATACTGGTACGGAGTACACGTATCTTCATCTAGTGGCTCATGTTTTTTTGATTGCAGAACTGGAGGCACAAATTAAACTGGATTATGTCCATCCAAGTCCAGAGGATGAATTTCCCTTGTGTTACAAAAAAAATATGACTGCGGGCATATCAAGTATGCCGGATATAACTTTCCATTTTAGTGGTACGAATTTTGATTTAAATAAATGGAATGTttgggaagaagttggtgacaGCAAAATATGCCTAACTTTGCTTCAAGCAGATGATGGTCTGACAGTTATAGGGGCTCACCATCTACAAAATGTTAATGTCGGGTATGATTTGCGAAACAAAGTAATTTCTCTAGAAAATAGGGATTGCAcccaaacttga
- the LOC113294760 gene encoding annexin D5-like translates to MSSLMVPPVLQSPREDATQLYRAFKGFGCDTATVVNILSHRDATQRAFLQQEYKNMYHEELTSRLSSELSGHTKTAVLLWMHDPAGRDATILRQALTVSINLQAATEVICSRTPSQLQTIKQLYYSKFGSRIEYDIEMQTTGDHKKLLLAYINTVRYEGLETDRAMVERDSKSLFKAGEKRLGTDEKTFIQIFSGASRAHLAAVSAAYRNIYGSLKKAVKSETSGKFEFGLLTILKCAENPAKYFAKELYKSMKGLGTTDSTLIRIVVTRTEIDMQHIKAEYRKKFHKTLADAIHSETSSHYRTFLLSLVGS, encoded by the exons atgtcgAGTTTAATGGTTCCTCCTGTGTTACAATCACCTCGGGAAGACGCCACCCAACTCTACCGAGCTTTCAAAG GATTTGGTTGCGATACGGCCACAGTTGTCAATATCCTTTCTCATCGGGATGCAACCCAGCGTGCTTTCCTCCAACAAGAGTACAAGAATATGTATCATGAGGAACTCACTAGCCGTCTTTCGTCAGAACTTAGTGGCCATACCAAG ACTGCTGTTTTGCTTTGGATGCATGACCCAGCAGGACGAGATGCAACAATATTAAGGCAGGCATTAACAGTGTCTATAAATCTCCAAGCTGCAACTGAAGTGATATGTTCTCGCACACCAAGTCAGCTCCAAACGATTAAGCAGTTATACTACTCGAAATTTGGCTCTCGAATTGAGTACGATATCGAAATGCAAACAACCGGggatcataagaag TTGTTGCTTGCGTACATAAATACTGTCAGATATGAAGGTCTTGAAACTGATCGAGCAATGGTTGAGAGAGATTCCAAATCTTTGTTTAAAGCCGGAGAGAAGAGATTAGGAACCGATGAAAAGACTTTCATCCAGATTTTCAGTGGAGCAAGTAGGGCACATTTGGCTGCTGTTAGTGCTGCTTATCGAAACATATATGGGTCACTTAAAAAG GCTGTTAAGAGTGAAACGTCTGGAAAATTCGAGTTTGGTCTGTTGACTATTCTAAAATGTGCAGAGAACCCTGCTAAGTACTTTGCAAAG GAACTGTATAAGTCAATGAAAGGACTGGGAACCACCGACAGCACACTGATAAGGATTGTTGTGACACGGACCGAGATTGACATGCAGCATATAAAAGCTGAATACCGCAAGAAATTCCACAAGACATTGGCAGATGCAATTCATTCCGAGACGTCAAGCCATTATAGAACCTTTCTGCTTTCTCTTGTAGGTTCTTAG
- the LOC113294762 gene encoding annexin D5-like has translation MASLMVPPVLQSPRDDATQLYRAFKGFGCDTATVINILSHRDATQRAFLQQEYKNMYHEELTSRLYSELSGNTKTAVLLWMHDPAGRDATILRKALSGDMVDLRAATEVICSRTPSQLQTIKQLYYTKFGAHIERDIEMLATGDHQKLLLAYINTVRYEGLETDRAMVERDAKSLFKAGEKKLGTDEKTFIHIFSGGSRAHLAAVSSAYRNIYGSLKKAVKSETSGNFEFGLLTILKCAENPAKYFAKELYKSMKGLGTTDSTLIRIVVTRTEIDMQYIKAEYHKKFHKSLADAIHSETSSHYRTFLLSLVGS, from the exons GATTTGGTTGTGATACTGCAACAGTTATCAATATCCTTTCTCATCGGGATGCAACTCAGCGCGCTTTCCTCCAACAAGAGTACAAGAATATGTATCACGAGGAACTCACTAGCCGTCTTTATTCAGAACTTAGTGGCAACACCAAG ACGGCAGTTTTGCTTTGGATGCATGATCCAGCAGGGCGAGATGCAACAATTTTAAGAAAGGCATTATCTGGGGATATGGTTGATCTCCGAGCTGCAACCGAAGTGATATGTTCTCGTACACCAAGTCAGCTTCAAACAATTAAGCAGTTATACTACACGAAATTTGGTGCTCATATTGAGCGGGATATTGAAATGCTAGCAACCGGGGATCATCAAAAg TTGCTGCTTGCGTACATAAATACTGTAAGATATGAAGGTCTAGAAACTGATCGGGCAATGGTCGAGAGAGATGCCAAATCATTGTTTAAAGCTGGAGAGAAGAAACTGGGAACTGATGAAAAGACTTTCATCCACATCTTCAGTGGAGGAAGTAGGGCACATTTGGCTGCTGTTAGTTCTGCTTATCGAAATATATATGGTTCACTTAAAAAG GCTGTTAAGAGTGAAACTTCAGGCAATTTTGAGTTTGGTCTGTTGACTATTCTGAAATGTGCAGAAAACCCTGCTAAGTACTTTGCAAAG GAACTATATAAATCAATGAAAGGACTGGGAACCACTGACAGCACACTTATCAGGATTGTCGTGACAAGGACCGAGATTGACATGCAGTATATCAAAGCTGAATACCACAAGAAATTCCACAAGTCTTTGGCAGATGCGATTCATTCCGAGACGTCAAGCCATTACAGAACTTTTCTGCTTTCTCTTGTGGGTTCTTAG